In Setaria italica strain Yugu1 chromosome IX, Setaria_italica_v2.0, whole genome shotgun sequence, the genomic stretch CGAGCATGGACGCGCACCACTGGAACGCCTGCAGCAGGTGCGCGGCGAAGGGAAGCTCGCCGCGGTCGCAGCCGCGGTCGACGGACACCACGAGCTTGGCGCCGAGGCGCCTCACGAGCTCAAGGACGGGGCCGCGCACCGAGCCGGCCGGAAGGTGGACGGCGAtcgcctcgccctcgccggcggcaatGGCGAGGAGCTCAGCCGGGTTCACGGCGTCGAGGTTGAAGGCGGCGAATCGGAACTGGACGCGGGTCTCGGCGGCGAAGCTGGAGAGGTTGTCATGCACGAGCTGCAGCTCCAGCGACGCCGTGCCTGACACCAATGCGGTGACCTTGAgcgcggcgccggggcggcggcgggccagcTTGTGCATGAGCGACGCCCACTGGTCGCCGACGCCGATGTCCAAGTCGAGCACGTGGAtgcaggcggcggcagcgaggtgGTCGAGCACGGCCTGGACGCAGGTGAAGTGCGCGAACTGGAGCACGGGGGAGATCTCGGAGAAGGCCTTGTAGGCGCCCAGCTTCTTGATGAGGACGACCGAGTTTGGAtttgagctgctgctgctgccggagaGGGCAACGCGAAGGGCGTCCTTCAAGTACAAGGCAGAGCGGAGTAATGGCGTCCCCGGCGCTCCAATATCTGGCGCCATAGCCAATAATGTCTCGCGGGCGCCGAGGACGTCACCGGCTTCCGCAAGTGTGGCCGCCTCGGCGAGCTGCTCCACCGCCAAGGCAGCTGTTGTGCCGTCGttggccgcctccgcctccgcctccgcgttGGGTTTCAGGGCGAAATTCGGAGGCGGGGGCGTATCCAAGGGCGGAAGCGACGGCAGCGGCTGGTGCGCGGAAGAGGCGGGGATGTGGTCCATGACGGCCGAGGACCCGTCATCGCCGCCGATGATCCACCGGAGGAAAGTGTTGTCCTCCTGCGGttgcgcggcggcgcagggggcCTCCCAGCAGCAGGCCTCTGCGGCGCCGAGCGGCATGTCATTGTCAAGGGGCGGGAGATGGTGGACCCAGCAGTCCTCcttcccggcggcggcagcgtcgtcgtcgtcgtccccggccggcggccacgcgggcGGGGAGACGCTCTTGGCGAGGGCCGCCACGTCGGCGAGGGGCGAAGACGACAGCGTGGACGCCGGAAGGGGCCGAGGCGGTTGCCGTCGTCGacgagtagcagcagcagctggtgtTGTAGCAGTTGCCGGCTCTGGCGAGGGGCATAAGATTGCGATGTGGTTGTCTTGTTCTCCGACGACCTCGAGAGAGGAAAAGAGCTGGTTGGTTGGAGTTGCTGCGTCGTCTTTTCTAGCTAGCTAGTCCCAAATATATAGCCCCCTTTGGCACCGTTTAGCCGACTTCGGCTTCGCGCTCGCACTATTTAGCACCGCGTGTTCCTGTACCACGAAACCGGAATGTATACCGAGATGAACTCGCGAAGCTGAAGCTCCCCTAAATCATACCAAACGAGTCCATAAAAGGCACAGCAGATGGAGGACAGACACCTCTCAACATTTATCTTTGGCGGAATTCAACCAGACTCACTGCTACCTCAGTAGGAAGACGGAGACAGGAGTTGGCTAAAACATAGGAAAATTTCTACTCCTGCAACAAGAACCTTCAAGGTGGTCTTGGAAGAATGTTTTTGGAGAATGCTGGTGTGCGACACAGATGGATCTACTAGCTATGATGGGCAGTATTGGTTGGAGGTGGTCTTGGAAGAATGTTTATAAGGAGCGTCATAGCCATTGCTAGGCCACACATTCTCCTACTTAATTTTACTTTTACTTTTGCTACTAATTTTCATatactttagttgctaaaaaaaATCTAGGATCGGTGGGGAGGCCCGTTTGGTTGGCAGCGGGCCTCGAATATTGTGGGCCTCAACTAACAACGGAAGCACATGAAGTCGATTCGGCCTACCCCCGGCCTCATCGATCGGCCCGCTCATTTGGCTTTGGTTGACCAAACACCACATAACCAGGAGAGGCGTAGTGTTTGTGTGTTTAGCTGTTTCTCTTATTGCACATTATACTAACTCGTCTGCGCACGAGTTTGCAAGACTGGATTTATTTTGGGGTTCGGAACAGTCATGCATATGGACCGGCCCTCTTCCCGAATCTGTAAATGTGCAGGTGATCCGCGATTTAGCGGAATCCGGTGATGGTAATGAAAGGCCATAGAGCCACCcaagctttcaaaaaaaaaggagaggcgTAGTGTTTGGCTGGGCTATGAGACGTGGAAAAGCTATTATGTGCTGTGAGCTGTAAAAAAGTTATTGTGGACTATGAGCTGTAAGAAAGTTGAAAGTTGTTTGGTTGTAACAGCTATGAAACTGTGGTTTGCTGGAAAATGTCTGTAACGTCCCTGAAGATCTGAGAGACGGTTAATGTTCAAATTAATTGTAAAATACTGTGTTGTTCACTAATTCACATGCAAATTATCATTTTagagggaaattttttttaaggTTTGCATCCACCATTAACATATGGTCCACATAGATACAATCATAAATTTATGCTTAGATTACTTATTTGCTTAGATTTATGCGCACTATTTTTTCATTGCAAATCACCCCAGATGAGTTAATTTTACTATAAAAGCTTGTGTCGTTGCTTTTATGAGCCACTGACATAGGAACCCAGTGAATAGGTGCCCCGCGCGTCAGCAATGGATTGATTACTACCCCGATAAAAAATCATTACTTGGACCTTATCCCCTTCTATTGCCTGTTGTCTTCCACATTCGAGCTTCTCTCTTCCTCCACCCATCCACAGCCGAGCTCTGGTCCTCAACGTCGGTCCTTTCTACTAGAAGCCTTGCGCTGCAGATTGGAAAGGGGAGGTAGCTGGCATGCAGgcgacgcctagccgtctaAAAACAaccttcaagagtaacaaatgcgaaTCGAAACCGAGGATGCTTGGAGTGCTTTTGAGATGAACAAGTTGAACCTCACACTCAAAACCTCAAGTCTCACACCCTCAATCTTGCtctcacccaaaccctagctcaaactctcaaagatttagctcaaagGGAAGAGGGGATGGAACATTCAATGCTCAAAGAGGTGTTCTTGCTCGGGTAGGTCAGCAACAATGAATGGGGGCTGAGGAGGGTATTTATACCCGAGtccccaaaactagccgttacattTATGTAcctgtcagaacttccgatgGGATTAAGTCAAATGGCAGAGGACCACTATCGGGAGTTTCAACAAACACCCGATGGTTAAT encodes the following:
- the LOC101780421 gene encoding scarecrow-like protein 6, with amino-acid sequence MPLGAAEACCWEAPCAAAQPQEDNTFLRWIIGGDDGSSAVMDHIPASSAHQPLPSLPPLDTPPPPNFALKPNAEAEAEAANDGTTAALAVEQLAEAATLAEAGDVLGARETLLAMAPDIGAPGTPLLRSALYLKDALRVALSGSSSSSNPNSVVLIKKLGAYKAFSEISPVLQFAHFTCVQAVLDHLAAAACIHVLDLDIGVGDQWASLMHKLARRRPGAALKVTALVSGTASLELQLVHDNLSSFAAETRVQFRFAAFNLDAVNPAELLAIAAGEGEAIAVHLPAGSVRGPVLELVRRLGAKLVVSVDRGCDRGELPFAAHLLQAFQWCASMLESMDAVVGAGSDVIERLVIQPRVESCVLRRYRAAANGEKTPPWRAMLASAGFVPVPASSFAEAQADSLVKKVPVRGFRVQKRGAGELVLHWQRGELLSVSAWRLTSSS